Genomic segment of Panicum virgatum strain AP13 chromosome 9N, P.virgatum_v5, whole genome shotgun sequence:
CTCCCGTTGCAGCCAACCCTAGCCGAGCACCACCCTCGCGTCGCTGTCTCTCGCTATGGCTAGACGCTAGCCGCCTAGCCGGCTAGCCCCCATCTCTGTGGGATCCACAGACGCTCATGATATCCCACGCTCTGGTCATGCAGGTTCTGGTGTCGCGTCGTCCATGTCACTGTTCGTCCGCGCTGGGCTGGGCGTGGCTACGCAAAATCTCCGCGCGCAACACGTTGGCGGTTGGCTGATGCGGGCAGCTTGCCTGGCTTCCTTGCTCTCCGTGCGCGCTCCACACAAGAGGGCTGGAGCACAGCCGGGCTCGCGTGTCCTGGCCAGAGATGACGAGTCGGTCGAGCCAGCCATACGTACAGCAGCCAGCCAATGGGGCGCGAGACCATATCCTCTTGCCCCTATAAAACCCGCGCCCCGTCCACGCAAACTCTGAAACCCGTGCGCCACTCGACCGCTCATCATCAGGAGGCAGCGATCGAGAAACTCGCAGACCGGCCATGGCACCGCAACGACGTGGCGTCGTGCCGATGCTGCCGCCGCTTCTTCTCCTGGTGCTCTCTATGAGCTGgtgttgcggcggcggcggctccgcggcgcggccagcaccttcgtcgtcgtcgccggactCCGTGCCGGGCTTCGTGAGGTCGTGGTGCGCGGCGACGGAGTACCCGGCGCTGTGCGACGCGACGCTGGCGCCgtacgcggcggcggtcgggtcCAGCCCGGCGCGCCTGTCGTGGGCGGCGCTGACGGTGGCGctgggcggcgcgcgggcggcgacggccgcggtGAAGGCGATGGCGGCCGCGGGCCACCTGGCGCCCTTGGGCGCCGAGGCCGCGCGGGACTGCGTCAGCATGCTCGGGCGCGCCGAGGACCTGCTGCGGCAGTCCGCGGATGCCATGGCGCGGTTCGGGAAGGAGCGGCAGGGCGGGCAGGCCGCGAGCAGCCGGGACGTGCGGTTCCAGGTGGACAGCGTGCAGGCGTGGGCGAGCGCGGCGCTGACGGACGACGACATGTGCGTGGAGGGGTTCTGGGCggaggccgcgggcggcggcggcgcgagggaggCCGTGCGCGGGCACGTCGTCGACGTCACGCACCTCACGGTCAATGCGCTCGGCATCGTTAACGCCATGGCCAAGCAGATGGCCTAAGGGCAATCCCAACCCCAAAACACTACTTGCAGTTTCTATACTTGCCATATCATATAGATACTACTTATAGAAATTACATCCCCAATGGAtggtttctttaaaaaaattgcAATCCAATCGtatctcttctccctcttttCTCCCTCCAATCCTCTCTTATTTTGGCTTGTTTTTCGGATAGATATGGTTTCTTGCAGGAGACACAATTTCTTTATAGTTTTTCTCTCCTCATTAACTCTCCTGTCGTCTCAGTTTTTTGCTTACATAACAACGTATTTTATACTATGGAAACCAGCTGAGTTGGAGAGTTGGGACTGCCTCAAGGAGTTGTGGTTGTTGCCCTCGTGCATAGGCATGTGTCGTCGTGTGCCTTGTGCATAAGTACGTATAGTATTGTATACGTCTCTCTGCGTTTGCTGTTCGCCGTCTGATGAGAATGATCATAGTGGTAGTAGAGTTTGATCGCATCTGATTCTTCTGATGCGTTGGTGGGCGGCATTGGCAATGGAAAACCCACGGACTGGTTGTCGTGTACCGCACCGCACCCGTGCCCGGACAGTGCTACAAGTTTTGTGTCTCGTCCATGGATTTTTACGATATACTAGAACACGCATTGTTATTCAGTTGTGTCATTCGGTTGTGTCTCGTCCATCGATATTTGCAATTATATTGAACTAAGAGATCTGTACCTGCCACTCCCAGATCAAGAATCTACTCTGCTGTCATGTGGGTTTAAAGTTAATCTTCGTTAGATTGGTTACGGAAGACAAAGAGTGGCTGTCCATGTTTACTGCTCGGATGAACTACTGCTACGAGTACCGCACAATAATCCGGTGATCAAGACAGCTACAAACCATCTTGGTTGAGTGCAAGCAAGAACTCCAAAAGTCTTGATACCGTTGCAGTTGCACACACCGAAGCCTTTTCAATGCCCAAGCCGCCGAGCACTGGTCAGTAACAGCAGAGTGAAAGGTGTGCAGAACCAATCCAGAGGCTTCCCTCCAAACGCAACATTCCAATCAACTGCAAATTCAGAAGGCCATGAAACGCAGCAAATGGACAGGTGTAGTTAGAGGTCACTCTCAAGAGTCATGTTTGTACAGCAGTTGCGATAATCAAAGATATCGAACGTATCATCGCCATCGTTTTGTATGCAGGACTAGATCGATTGTTTGCACCCTGAAAGTGATGCTTGACGGTTATCTTGTGCTTTCAGCAAGATGCTTCGGCAACGAACAGGTCCCCATTTGCCCGGATCTGAATTCAGCATATGAAACCACTGGCAGGGGTAGCAACTGCCAGCAACAAAAACATGATAACAGATTACCAACACATCATGCTGAGATGATTGAGAAAAAATGTTTCATTAGCCTTTTTTGCTTGCAAAGGGCATCGATCACTCCAAATTTTCCAGATTCAGAGAAAGGGAAGGAGTAAAAGGAGAACACAAAAGATGACACAAGCAACTCATGACTGCTGAGAAGGTTGTGCACCAACTGCCTCGTTACAAGTCTATAGAACTCTATAGATATTTAACTCCAAGTTTTGTATCATTTCTAATGGTCAAGCACATAGCTACAATGTCATTAACATTCATGAAGCTCTCCTGGGAGGAGACATGTTCTGCAGAAGTCTGGTAGTTGTCGCTATAACCACCATTTGCAGCAGGATACCTGACAAATTGGAGGGTAGACCATACAAGTTAGCAACAAATTCTTTGACTGTAACTTAAAAGATATTCAGGAGTTGGAACTTACCAAGAGCAACTCGAACGGCATCAAACAGTTCATAGCTTGTGATGGCTTCTGTGTTTTGCTTCATAACCTAAGCAAAAAAATCAAATGCAAATATATGATGATATTCATAATCCCAAAGATAGTTGCAATCATTACTTCATTGCCTATCAAGAGACAAAAATCATAACTTCATTGCACAAAAGACCAATTCATACACAAAGGCATGGAAAAGGAATTTCAAAGTGCAAAAGTGATGCCTCACTCAATTCCACCAGTTGCATGAGGTGGAAgcgaaagaaaacaaaaatgtgGCCACAAATTGACTAACGCCAAAGATTAACTCCAGTTTATCTTACACTAGAATACTGGCATGAACATGATAGCTAATTTCAGGATGGAATGTGCGGACCTGAGTCATTGCTGGTGGAATTATTGAGATTAAGACATGTGTATCGTGTTATACCTGTCAACTATGTCATCCATGTGGGCATGCCACTGAACGAGACAACCATCTTTCACATTGATCCAGTTAATACCATCTATCCTTTTTTtattaaagaaaaaaatagagggACCTATCAACAGATATTTTTCTTCTGCCAAACAGGCTTATGACTTTTCACCTGACTATCAAACTTCTCAAATCTAATGTCGTTATGTGCTTTACATACAGTGATTGTGATACTCTATCATTACTCAATGTGGCGAATCCAGCTTCCTCATAGCTGGATCATCCCAAAGACTTAGTTGGCCCTCTATTTGTCAGTCTTCTGGCTGGCGCCATAAGTTTCTGTAATATGGAGTCGCTACATATAGATTCAGTGCCAGAGATATTTTTGCCCTTTTTTGGTACTGATTTGATAATCAAAACTTTTGTTGGGGACTGGATATACCCAAAATATGAAACCACCAATTAATTCACATTCAGTTTATTCAGCAGTAAGCCAGTAACTCGAAGCTGGTCTAAATCTGGATGGACAATTCTTGCATCTAACTTAAACAAGCCAAGACCATGTAGCATTGAATTATCGAACCTTACCCATGCAGGCTTAAGGTTACTCCTTTCAGTCTCATTCTTGTAAATGTACTCCCAGGGGGAGACTTCAACTAGTTGTTATCTACCCCTAAAGGTTCTACAAATGTGTAAGGTTTGCAAGATTTCTACTATATGTTTGGTTAGTTCACAATTGCACTAACCAATGCCCGTCTGACTCTCGAGCATGATTCCAGAAAGTCGTTACATTAGCAGGACTAAAGTGAGAACAATAAGACTATATTATTGCTGCTTAAGTAAAACCTCTACAACTGAATTTAAATGAAATAACAGTCTAATGGGACAGGCTGCCTCATCAAAAGTTGAAGAAGGTTGAGCTCATTGGATAGCATCAAGAGGCAGAAAAATAATAAACTCACAAGATATACATACTCACACGCATCTAGCAAAAATCTAAATTCTGAATTTTAGAGCCCCAACCTTTGAGAACAATTCTGAGCGGATGATGCACGTCACGGAGAATGCAACGGCAATTGATGACAAGCTTGTGTAAAGCCGAAGTAGCACCGCCACAGTCCGCTTTCGTCCTGTGAAGTACCAAATAGCAACATCAGCTAAATATAATCAATAATCTGACAATGGATGATTGATTGGAAAAAAGAATGAAGGTATTTCTTTAGCTGGTCCAGATGACAAAGGTGTTTAGAGAAAATATCATAAACTTAATCTTTGTGGAAATTGATGCAATTCACTGGTTGTTTTGGAAGGCAGTGAGGTGGAGCTTTAATGCCTACCAGCTGATCCTAAATTCCTAATACAATGGCCAAGAGTACAAGTGGATCCAGAACCCTCGGCAGAGTTTCTTGATATGGATGCTAAGTAGAATATAGTAAACAAGCTTGCTGGTTCTAGCAAAAATAGATTTGAATTTCCTAGATAGTTGATCCAAATTCTCTCCTATGTTGCTAATCCGAAACCACCTAAACAAGAAGCGCAtcaatgaaacattgacaactAATATAACATTTGCAATGTCACTGCCCATTCAGTGCCAATGTGCCAAGGATCCTTTTATTGAACTTGAGACTTGTAAAGTTGTAAGGCACTAGTGCAGTTTTCTTCACTCGAGGCTGAGAGGTCAATCCAATTCTTTTTTGGTATAGAAAATATAAGGACGTATGGAATCAGAGCAATTGAAGTTAACACAGAAATATCACCTAATTCCCCCACCACTATAGCCAGCAGTCCCGCAGCCGCGGACAGCACGGCGAACTTGTTCACCTCCTTCCCCTTGGACAAGGATAGCAGCAGCAAGGCGCCCCCAGCTACCTGGTGCAGTACCTGAAGGAAGTAAACCACACGCACACGTCAGATCACCGCCAACGACGGCAAGAGATGAAGGAGCGACTCCAGGAGCCGAGCTGTGCCGTCACCTGCACGAGGATGAGGCGCGCGAGGCGGGATCTGCCCTCGGCAACCCTCTGGTACCCTGCAAAATCGCGAGGATCGCGGAGGTTAGGGGAGAGGTGCCGACGAGGCGTTGGGCTCGAGGGTTTGGGGGTTTGGGCGTGGGTGCTTACGGGATTCGACGACCATGCGGTAAGAGAAGTCGGAGCCGTCTGTGCCCGAAGGCCGGCCGgaggcgccgcgccgctgcatcGCCGCCGGCACTGACATGACGAGGATGCTTCGTCGGGAGGGGGACGAGTTCGCAGAAGGCGCCCTGTTTACCCTGTCGGCCTGTCGTCTTCGCGTCAGCACTTGCAATAAAAAATACGCTTCCTGAATGCGAATACGGAAACTGATAGCACGAGCAGAAGACACACAAACTGATACCTTGTTTGGTTTCGCTATACTAGAAATGCCCGCGGCATTGCCGCGTAGGCCCTGATGTTTGTTCTCCTTGCAGCATAGATGGGCGTGTGAGTTATTGGATTATGATTAGAAACTGAAGTGTGGCTATGAGATGATTTTGAGATCTCTTTCTGTTATAAAGTAATAAAGCACGTCTTAGGCGAGGCATTGAAGTCATCATACTATGTTGCTTACAACCTTAATATTAAGTAAACTAAAATAGCACTGCTCAGCGGAAGCAGTGAACCTAATCTTTGTTCTCAAAAGATAGATATGTTTTAATTTTTCATTTCATCATCGATGTTATTCTGTGGTGGCTACAAATGTTCTGGGCTGTCGAAAGTTTATTTTTCGACCTAAAGATGTATCCCAAAAGCAAAAGCATCAGTTAGCCAAAGTTGTATCCAAAATTATAAGCAGAAGCACGATCCATATTGGCATGTCTTGCACAACAAAATATCCTTCTGTTTGGTTTGCTTGCTGCTAGCTGTGTAGTCCTATACCACACAGATGAAAAAATATAAGCAGATAGTAtctaaatccaaattaaatgatAATGGATAAAGGGGAATTATGTAAGGCTGGCTTACCTTGGATCATTCTTTAGTTTTTTAGCTTCTTCCTCTCCTGTTGCTCACGGTTGTCCAACCGCATAAGCTTGAACAGGTTAACATCTCAAGAAAAATGAACTGAAGGCTTAACTGTGCTTCTGATGCATAGATCATAGGATTGTAATCATTACAGGCAGAGCGACTAAACATCATCAAAGAGATAGAATGGCAGCTGATATCAATTGGATGTAAAAGATCTCCAGATGTGTTACATGCTACAGCTACATTTGAGATGACAGAGTGATTTTTCCAATGACATCTACATTCCAAAAAGACTGTAAGTTATGATAGCCTACTATATTTAATGAACATGTGCAGATTAAGTGTGAGGCAAGTATAAATGTGTGTAAATAGTTCTTTTTGTTACCTAGGAAACGGTTTGTCCTTCTTGCATATTGTGGTAGCATTTCGATTGGGGTTAATGAAAATACATACTTTGGAAAAGTTGTATCACTGCTATTTTCTTAAAAAATCTGTGTTCTCATGATCAGTTTTAATATGTAAGGGGCATCCACAACTCTAAATCCAGGTATAGCCCTTTCAACACATGCATTGCATATATAGAGAACCTTTACTTCTTGTAAATATTGCTTTAACTGATCCAGCACTTGTGGAGGTACCTCACAGTACACCGCATAACCCTGTAATTCCAATTTCATAGATTTAAAATTACGTGAACATAGTTTTGTAGGAGAAATGCTTTGAAAGATTATCTCTATAAAAATTAGTGCCAAAGGAGTATGTAGTCATACCATTTGATCAATGAGGACCATGTCAAAATGGATTAGAGGGTTGTTCTCACTTTTACCCCTAAATTCCCAAGTCCTTGACACCCTGACAAGAACATTGTACAGAGCGTTCATGGGATGCAGCTCTATAATGGAGTTATTTTGCCCTGCAACTCGTTTACTAATTACTACACattgttattatttttttaatttggacAGTAGTATAAATGAAGATGTAGGTGGATAAATTACCTGCATCGCTAGTTTGACAATGCAAGGAAGCCTGCAGTAAGTAAGAAAGAAATAACTTAATTGAAGCATAACAGTAAATGTAAAGAAAtgcaatagaaaaaaaataagtgGAAGCAAATATTCTAGGTTTGTGCACACGTTGTTATGTTATTGAGCTGTCCTGAAAATTTTGTCCACCCAACACCTTCCCTTTGAGGCATTTCTTCGAGCAGTTAGTGGCCGGCTGGGCGTGATCCATTTGATGAGGCAGGGAAGGGAGGAAGACGGAGAGGGTAGCAAGGTGGCGCTCCGGCGGTGGGCCGGCGGTGGCCGAGGCGAGAGGTGgcggcccctgctccggccgGTGGCGCGGCAGCGGACGCTCGTGGTGCATGGCGTGGCGCTGGCCGACTCTGCTCCcctcggcggcgcggaggccagCCGTGGTGAAGGGGGCCAGTGGCGCGACGGCCCGTGGTCCAAGGGCAGGGGTGCGGCGATGGCCGGATATGCTGCAGGGGACACTGGGCTTGTGGCGCAGGGGGCACTGAGGCGGCGGCCATATGCCCATATTGCTCCAGCTGGGGGCACGCCGGCGGCCAACCCAGCTGGTCCGGCCGTGGCGCAGAGGCCTGCAAGTCTGGTCTCATGGGAAGCCACTGATCTGCTGCAGAGGATAGGCACGGCTGCGGAATCAGCATTTGCGAAGGCCTCGGCCTCGGGCTGCGTGTGCCGCCGGCGCTCTTCGCGAGACTTCCTGCCAGAAAAGTAAGGCCACGTTGAAGAGGTCGACGACATTGATTTCTGATCCAACACCTGAGCAAAATTTAGATGACGTGGCCCAACCAGATGTCCGGGTTTGGTGCAAGAATCGTAGTTAGAAGAGAAGATTTGTAGCGCGCACATTTCCAAAAAAACCGGGCATGATGtaataaatgaaatctatttgtaaattttttaaaaaattagtgtaatttttttgcgaatctaataacggtaattaattaataattagttacagtgatgctacagtaactattctctAATCGCGGGGttaaagatctcattagattctttagagTCACTAGCGCGGAGTTTCTGAAGTTAAATTTGTAAATTGAGTTTGTTTAACACCGTAATTAACTGTTAAAGTAACACGGGGCCACAAGTCAGGCAACCTCGCACACCACCACGGCACCACCAAGTCAGGCAACCACCCCCGAGCTCCGGCGATGGaggaaaccgccgccgccgccgctgctccggtACTTAATGCCGCCACACCCGCCCCAGCCGAGCCCGCGGGGGATGCTCCCAGCGGCGATGCCTCCGCTGATCCTGCCGCCGTCGGCGATGACGAGCACGACTCCAAGGAGGTCGTCCTGAGCAGGTACTTCCTCCAAGAGTGGGAGCTCGTCTCCGCCATCCTCCGTCGCATCGTCGCAGCAGGCGGCGTCGCCGAGCCCGCCGACGTCCATAGGATCCGCTCTATCGTAAGCAATCCTCTGCCTCCTGGTCTCCAAATGTTCTCTGTCGCTGAACCTTGTACAGATCTACAAGAGAAGAAAGTGCAGCTCTGGAAGCAACATTTGCTTTTGTTTGGTTAATTGTGGATTAGTGGAGGCTATAATTTTCTACAGTGCTTCAGCGTCTGCTGCTAGATGCACACAAACAAAATTCGAAGAGATCCTGTAAATATTTCAAGCAGCCTTTTCCCACAAACTCCTGTTTTAATTATTTGCTAAGCACTAATTGAGTATTTTAGGAGGCAGTTTAAACTGTTTGGTTGAGGTTAATCTGCGAATGCGCCTGCTATTGCTAAAATAGAGGATAGTGAGAGCAAAGGTTGAAGAGTAAGCTGAGCTGGGATACAAATGATTCACATGAATCAATCCTAAGTCCTAGAATGTTTATGAATTACATTCTACTTTTCCTGGTGAAAAATATGGATCTGGGAGGGAGTTACTACTTATGATCTATTACCACCACTATAGGTAAAGGTAAGAGTCAATGTCCACATAACGTGGAAACTTATGATCTATTACCACCGCTATAGGTAAAGGTAAGAGTCAATGTCCACATAACGAGGAAACTTTAAGCATTAGGAAAACTATAACAACTGCTATATTTGGATGACATGGTCTTTGGAGTGCAACTTTGGCCACTACTTTCTACTGtaatattgtatttgtataacCTAGAAAGTTGTACTATTGTACTAGTATGAAAGCACTTTTGAGGAAAGTCTGAACATATCTTCTTCATATATCCAATCTTGATATTCGTAGAGCATCAATCTTTGAACTGACTTTATGGCAAAACTACCATGCTTAAGAGCTTGATatgacaaaattttatttttcctgTTAAGCAATAGATGGACAAATATCAAGAAGAGGGTCAACTACTGGAGCCATACCTGGAGAACATTGTTTCACCACTTATGTCGTTGGTTCGGTCAAAGACAATGGAACTTGGTGCTGGCACCGATGAGCTCCTTGACATTATCAAGCCTCTGTGTATCATAATCTACACCCTGGTCACAGTGTGTGGGTACAAGAGTGTCATCAAATTCTTCTCTCACCAGGTTTCAGATCTAGAGCTTGGGGTTGCTCTCCTTGAGAAGTGTCATACAATGAGTTCGGCGACTGCTCTTAGGCAAGAGAGCACAGGAGAAATGGAGACTAAATGTGTTGTTCTATTGTGGCTTTATATACTGGTCCTTATCCCATTTGACATTTCCACTGTGGATACAAGCATTGCTACTGCTGATAGCATGGATGGGGCTGAGGTCGTTCCGCTTGTGACAAGGATATTGAACATCTGTAAGGATTATCTCTCCAGTTCTGGTCCAATGAGAAGGATTTCAGGATTATTGCTTGCAAGACTCTTGACTCGTCCTGACATGGCAAAAGCTTTCAGCAGGTGATTCTTACAATTATTTTTGTGCAACTCACATGTATTTATGTTTTGAGTTGCTGTACTGACTTGTATATTCGAAAGTATCCTGCCACTATAGGGTTCACTAAAATGAAGATTTAATGTTTGTGAGATTATCAAACATCAGTAACAACTTCTACTCGCGTGACCATTTCATTGTACTTTTATCCAGCATTATATTAGGCAATGTTTTGAGTTGTCCtgcttttctttgttttcagtttTGTGGAATGGGCACACGAGATGTTATTGTCTGTCACAGATGACTTTGTGGATCAATTTAGATCCATTGGTATAGTGGAAGCTTTAGCGTCAATATTTAAGGTTTGTATGTACCTTATTTTTACTTACTATTCAGTATTCTACCTATGTGGTGGATATGTCTTTGCCTTCATAGAacttttcaattttatttgtcTCTTAGTAGGAGCTCTTTTACACACATGATTCTTTTTTGTGGTTGTCAATAGGGGATGAATGTGCGTATTTGCTTTCATAAATTACATATTGTCCATTTACATTGATGTCTTCCCTTTGGTTCCTTTTGTTGCAGATTGGTAACCGTAGAGCATTGTATGATACTGTTTCTGGTGCTTGGAATGATTGTTCAGTTGTGATGAAGACTAATGTCTCAGCCAGGAGTCCACTTCTTAGAAAATTCCTGGTG
This window contains:
- the LOC120688460 gene encoding uncharacterized protein LOC120688460 — encoded protein: MSVPAAMQRRGASGRPSGTDGSDFSYRMVVESRYQRVAEGRSRLARLILVQVLHQVAGGALLLLSLSKGKEVNKFAVLSAAAGLLAIVVGELGRKRTVAVLLRLYTSLSSIAVAFSVTCIIRSELFSKVMKQNTEAITSYELFDAVRVALGILLQMVVIATTTRLLQNMSPPRRAS
- the LOC120688459 gene encoding pectinesterase inhibitor 9-like, which gives rise to MAPQRRGVVPMLPPLLLLVLSMSWCCGGGGSAARPAPSSSSPDSVPGFVRSWCAATEYPALCDATLAPYAAAVGSSPARLSWAALTVALGGARAATAAVKAMAAAGHLAPLGAEAARDCVSMLGRAEDLLRQSADAMARFGKERQGGQAASSRDVRFQVDSVQAWASAALTDDDMCVEGFWAEAAGGGGAREAVRGHVVDVTHLTVNALGIVNAMAKQMA